The genomic DNA CACGCCGGCCTTATCGGGCCCGTACTTCAAGTATACGCGGAGGGTGGACGCCGGTTTCTCGTCGATCACGCGGTAATTCGATATGAACCCCTCATCCTTGAGGATTTTAACGATCTCCTCTTTGATCTTGGAATAGGGGGCGTCGGTTTTTTCGTGGCCGGCGCGGAGCCCGTTCCGGATCCGCGTCAACAAGTCCGCTATGGGGTCGGTCATTACCATTTACAACAACCTTTTAAACGCGCCGCACGGCGCTCGCCGAGGGGCGCCGCCCCTACCAACTGGCCTTGATTACGCCCGGGATCTCGCCCCGCAGCGCCAACCCGCGGAAGCAGATCCGACACATATCGAATTTACGCAGATAGGCGCGGGACCGCCCGCACAACGGGCAGCGGTTGTACCGCCGGGCTCCGAATTTGGGTTCCCGTTTAGCTTTTGCGATTAAAGACTTCTTCGCCATAACTCTCTCAACGCCGCGCGCGGGGCCGGCCGAAGGGCATCCCGAGCGCCGTCAATAAATGGCGCGCCTCCTCGTCGCTCTTGGCCGAGGTCGCCACCGTCACGTTCATCCCGGTTATTTTGACGACTTTATCGTAATCTACTTCCGGAAATATTATCTGTTCCGTTACGCCCAGCGTATAGCCGCCGTGGCCGTCGAAGCTCTCGGGGTCGAGGCCGCGGAAGTCGCGGACCCGCGGTAACGCGAAGCTTATGAGCCGGTCCAGGAACTCGTACATCCGGTCGCGGCGCAGCGTCACGCGGACGCCGGACGGCATGCCGGCGCGTACCTTGAAGTTCGCCACCGACCGCTTGGCGCGGCTGACCACGGGCCGCTGGCCCGTTACGGCGGCCAGCTCGTCGACGGCGGCGTCGAAGACTTTTATGTCGTCGTGGTACCGGCCGAGGCCGGAATTTACCGCGATCTTCACGACGCGCGGGACCTCGTAACGGTTGCGGTAGCCGCGCTCGGTCATCATCGCCGGCACCACTTCGTCCTCGTATTTCTTCTTCAAGCGCGGTTTCATTACGGCCTTACCTGACGGAAATTAGCGTTCCAGGACCTCCCCGCACTTCCGGCACGTGCGGACCTTCGTGCCGTCGGCGAGCTCGGTGTTGCCGACGCGGGTGGTCTGCCGGCACTTGGGACATATCAACATCAAGTTCGAGACGTGAATGGAGGCCTCGATCTCGTGGATGCCGCCGGCCCGGTCTTCGCGCGTCCGCCGGGAGTGCTTCTTGACGAAATTCACGCCCTCGACGATAAGCCTGCCCCTCTGGGGTATCACGCGCAGGATTTTACCGGTCTTGCCGAAGTCCTTGCCGGCGATAACCTTGACGTTATCTCCCTTGCGTAAGCGGACGCGCGTACTCGGGGAGCGCTTCTTTTTCTCGGGAGACATTTCCTATAATACCTCGGGCGCGAGGGATATTATCTTCATGAAGCGCTTCTCGCGCAACTCGCGAGCCACCGGGCCGAAAATGCGCGTCCCCGCGGGCTCGCCGCCCTCGTTTATTACGACGCACGCATTATCGTCGAACTTGATGTAGGAGCCGTCGGAGCGCCGCGTCTGTTTGCGGGTCCGCACGACGACCGCCCGGACCACCTGGCCCTTCTTCACGGTGCCGCGGGGCGACGCGTCTTTAACCGTCGCGACGATGGTATCCCCTACCTCGGCGAAGCGCTTGGCCCCCGAGCCTGCCACCACCCTGATGCAGGAGGCCTGCTTGGCGCCGGAGTTGTCGGCTACGACCAATCTCGAATACGGTATTATCACTTTGGCTCTTATGCCGGTTTATTTGGCCCGTTCGACCACCTCGACGAGGCGCCAGCGCTTGCGTTTGGACAAAGGGCGCGTCTCCATTACGCGGACCGTGTCGCCCACGCGGCACTCGTTGTTCTCGTCGTGCGCCATGAAGCGCTTCGACCTCTTGAGCATCTTCTTAAAAAGCGGGTGTTGCTTCCGCGTCTCAACTTCGACGACTACGGCCTTGTCCCCCGCGTCGCTCACCACGCGGCCCTGCATTACCTTCCGGCGGCCTCGCCGCACCTTTATCTCTTCCGTCGCGGTCATCGATTATCTCCGGCGGCGGCAGCCGCGACCGCGTGCTGCTTCTCGCCGATGATGGTGAGGATGCGGGCGATACGGCGCTTGAGCATCTTGCTCCGGTTGTTGTCCTCTTCCTTGCGGGTGGCGATGTTGGTCCTTATCTCCAACATCTCCTTCTTGGCGTCCCGGAGGGAGATCTCCAGTTCCTCTACCGTCTTGTGACGCAACTCGTCGCGTTCCTTCTTCAGGGCCAAGACTATTCCTCTATCTCCAAGTACTTCGTCTTTATGGGCAACTTGTACCGGGCCCGCCTCATGGCCTCGCGCGCCGTAGCGGGCGCCACGCCCTCCAACTCGAACAGGACCAGGCCGGGGCGGACGACCGCCACCCAGAACTCGGGCGCGCCCTTGCCTTTACCCATCCGGGTCTCGAGCGGCTTCTTCGTCACAGGTTTATCCGGGAAGACGCGAATCCACAACTTCCCCTGGCGCTTGACGTGGCGGGTGATGGCGACGCGCGCCGACTCGATCTGCGCCGCGGTGAGCCAACACGCCTCGCGCGCCTGGAGGCCGAAGGAGCCGAACTGGAGCGTGTTGCCGCGCGTGGCCTTGCCGCGCCGGCGGCCCCGCTGTTGTTTGCGCCACTTCGTCCTCTTGGGCATCAACATATATCCGCGCTCCGCACGCTGGGGTCGCTACGACCTCTCGCGCGAGCCGCCCTTCTTCGGGCGGCGCCGCTTCCTCTTGGCCGGGCGACGCGTCTGCTCCGCGAGAACCTCCCGGTCGGCTATCTCGGAGGGCAACACCTCGCCCCGGAAAATCCACACCTTAACGCCCACGACGCCGTATACGGTTTTGGCTTCCGCCTGGCCGTAATCGATGTCGGCGCGGAGCGTTTGGCACGGGACGCGGCCGTCGGAGTACCTTTCCTGGCGGCCCATCTCGCGGCCTCCGATGCGGCCTTTAACCTGGATCTTGCAGCCTTTGGCGCCGAGCTTCATGACGGTGGCCAGCGTCTTCTTCATGACGCGCCTAAAGCCCATACGGCGCTCGAGCTGGGCGGCGACGTTTTCCGCCACCAGCTGGGCGTCGAGCTCGGCGTTCTCGATCTCGCGGATCTCGACGTCGAGGTCGGCGCCGACGAGCTGCTTGAGGTCTTCCCGCAGCTGCGCGATGCGGGCGCCCTTGGTGCCGATTATCATCCCGGGCCGGGCGGTCCAGATGTGAACGATTATACGGTCCGTCGTCCGCTCGATTTGGACGCGGGATATGGCGGCGTTGCTGAAGTTCTTCTTGACGTAGCCGCGGATGGCGAGGTCCTGATGGAGCTTGGCGGCGTAATCGCGCTTGGCAAACCACCGCGAATCCCAGGTCCTGATATACCCGAGCCTAAAGCCCACCGGATGCGTCTTCTGTCCCATAATACCGTTCCC from bacterium includes the following:
- the rpsH gene encoding 30S ribosomal protein S8 — encoded protein: MVMTDPIADLLTRIRNGLRAGHEKTDAPYSKIKEEIVKILKDEGFISNYRVIDEKPASTLRVYLKYGPDKAGVLRRIERVSRPGRRVYADKEGIPRVIGGLGVAVLSTSQGILTDRECRKREIGGEVLLRAW
- a CDS encoding type Z 30S ribosomal protein S14, whose amino-acid sequence is MAKKSLIAKAKREPKFGARRYNRCPLCGRSRAYLRKFDMCRICFRGLALRGEIPGVIKASW
- the rplE gene encoding 50S ribosomal protein L5 — encoded protein: MKPRLKKKYEDEVVPAMMTERGYRNRYEVPRVVKIAVNSGLGRYHDDIKVFDAAVDELAAVTGQRPVVSRAKRSVANFKVRAGMPSGVRVTLRRDRMYEFLDRLISFALPRVRDFRGLDPESFDGHGGYTLGVTEQIIFPEVDYDKVVKITGMNVTVATSAKSDEEARHLLTALGMPFGRPRARR
- the rplX gene encoding 50S ribosomal protein L24, with translation MSPEKKKRSPSTRVRLRKGDNVKVIAGKDFGKTGKILRVIPQRGRLIVEGVNFVKKHSRRTREDRAGGIHEIEASIHVSNLMLICPKCRQTTRVGNTELADGTKVRTCRKCGEVLER
- the rplN gene encoding 50S ribosomal protein L14, producing the protein MIIPYSRLVVADNSGAKQASCIRVVAGSGAKRFAEVGDTIVATVKDASPRGTVKKGQVVRAVVVRTRKQTRRSDGSYIKFDDNACVVINEGGEPAGTRIFGPVARELREKRFMKIISLAPEVL
- the rpsQ gene encoding 30S ribosomal protein S17, with the translated sequence MTATEEIKVRRGRRKVMQGRVVSDAGDKAVVVEVETRKQHPLFKKMLKRSKRFMAHDENNECRVGDTVRVMETRPLSKRKRWRLVEVVERAK
- the rpmC gene encoding 50S ribosomal protein L29 — translated: MALKKERDELRHKTVEELEISLRDAKKEMLEIRTNIATRKEEDNNRSKMLKRRIARILTIIGEKQHAVAAAAAGDNR
- the rplP gene encoding 50S ribosomal protein L16 — encoded protein: MLMPKRTKWRKQQRGRRRGKATRGNTLQFGSFGLQAREACWLTAAQIESARVAITRHVKRQGKLWIRVFPDKPVTKKPLETRMGKGKGAPEFWVAVVRPGLVLFELEGVAPATAREAMRRARYKLPIKTKYLEIEE
- the rpsC gene encoding 30S ribosomal protein S3 produces the protein MGQKTHPVGFRLGYIRTWDSRWFAKRDYAAKLHQDLAIRGYVKKNFSNAAISRVQIERTTDRIIVHIWTARPGMIIGTKGARIAQLREDLKQLVGADLDVEIREIENAELDAQLVAENVAAQLERRMGFRRVMKKTLATVMKLGAKGCKIQVKGRIGGREMGRQERYSDGRVPCQTLRADIDYGQAEAKTVYGVVGVKVWIFRGEVLPSEIADREVLAEQTRRPAKRKRRRPKKGGSRERS